The sequence GCGGTAACTGCTCAGGGATAGACTTTGTTATCAAATGTGGAATTTGGCCAAAACAGGGATGCAAATAATTCCTGGGGGAAAGAAAACTAGACTTAGCCATCTTGAGCAATTTATGAAGACTTTCCACCACTCTTCCCAGCATCTGAGCATTTAAGCGTTTTGACATCAATGAAGACAACTAAGTGCCACTgacatatgtattttatttattgagtTACATTAGAGCGTGCCATGCACTGAAGTGCACTACACTTTACAGTTCAGTGAGCAAATAAGGTTCGGTCATCAAGTCTCTTTAGACTGAAGGGAAtctgcaagataaaaaaaaatattaagttatGTTGGACAAACTTTATGCTCTAAGGAAAACATATTAGTATGTATGAATGCAAAGCAATAGAGAGAATTATGTTTATGTGGTGGTTTAGTCTAGAGGAATTCCCCCTGTTATTTCCTGATGGTTTAAGATTCACACACCCTTCATGTGGCAAACAGAAGTGAAACATGGAACAAATCAAGAGCTGGAACAATACTGCTCAGCACGTCAGATTCACTGTACATGCTGCACTGATAACTGAATCAATCTTGCTAAGGgcctgaaagaaaaaggaatgcagCTTTCAGATAGGAGCCAGAGAGGAAGCAAGTGGTGTAGGCAACCTaccaaggaaggaagaaaaccaaattCAAATTGCTTCTCCACATTATATTGAACGCAATCCAAGACCAGCTGCGCTCCATGACAAGAGTCATGCAAGTGGTTAGCACTGAACTCTTAGCTTGCCCCTTTATTCTAGTACTGAGCACACTGCAGAGGTAGGAGACCCCTCAAATTTATACTTGCGCTTGGTTTCTGTTACCAGAATCACCACACAAAGTCCATGCCAAGTAGGTGAAACAGTGTAAATTCACACTTTGGTACCAAGTTGCCTACATGCCCAGCAGGAACAAACTTGGTGCAGAGCTCCAGGCTAACACCTTAACTCAGGAATTCTGCTTCCTGCCTACTGCCCTTTCCTCAGTTCTGGGGCTAAGTACCCATTCCAGAGTGAGTATTCTATGAGGTTAAACCACTGTATTTGCTGCCACATACAGAATATATTGAAATACAATGAGAGATGTAGACCGTGCATGACCACTGTACTCTTTAGGTAACTATACCAAAAATACCATCAAATTCAGCCTCCATCCAGCTTCCTAGGATTTAAGCtactgaagcaaaataaaatgtcttccaTCTGTTCTGCGTACTTGTTCTTTTCACAGTCTTTTCAGAACATTTGAAACACTGGCATTGTTTTCCCCTTCTTCAACTTACGTATTCACGTGcaggcacacacaaaaaaaaacccaactctttcaACTATGAAAGAGTGAAAAATCTAACTTCTTACCTAAATAGGCTAAGGAATAAGAAGCATCAGCACTTCAAACAAAATCACAGATAAAGGATttgtctttcacatttttcttttgagctgGTGTAATTAAGGAATGGAAGACATGTTtaggaaacatttaattttaacagGTGCACAcaatgtgcaatttttttttaactgcaatgGGAACATAAGCTGCTGAGAGTGGAGCTCTATTTGCACTGAAAAATTCCTGTTCATGATTCCAATTAAATATTCAACATGCATCCTTGTTGACAGTGTTTGTTTCAAATGATTTTACCACCAGATGGCCTTTCAGAATACTCTGATGAAGGCCACCTGACTAAAGAATGCAATTCTAGTGTCTAAGAAAGCTTAAAAGTGCCTATATATTAGCAATACGATCAAACCAGAGGCAGAATTACCAGAATTAAAACCAGGTAAATTTATCATTTATCTTTGTTACAGTCATAGCTAAAAAACAAAGTTTCGCcctctcaccaaaaaaaaaaaataaaaataaaaaaaccaacccaaaactacCAAAGGGActgccatcttttttctttttaaatttgttaGAAGAGGTGGAGCTCTGCTTTTTTTATGTCATTGTGTTATGCAGAAACCAGATAGTTGTAGATTGTGACACAACAGAATTTAGTATTAATAGTGTTAAGTACAAATCTTTTATTCAATCTTGCTGCTTTAAGCAAACAGGCTGAGAAAATCCAGCTGGCCAGGATAATTAGAGCCACAGATTATCATGTAATGATCACAATATGAAAACAttccaaaagaatgaaaaagctaTCGTTCTTGATTAACTTGAAGTCATTTTAAGAGAAGCAGAGAACTCAATGTAAAAAATTTGGATCAAGAGAGGGGGAGGAATTCTTTATTGAGTTGTCACATCATGAGTTTGTGCAGTGAGCGTGCTTATTAATAAACTACGACAAGGTTGAAGTCAAGGCTTCTTTTCCCTGGTGTTATGAAAACAAGTAAGGGAGAACAAAGTTTGGTAATCTTCAAACAAAAGGCAGTGTTAAGTGCTAGGAAAATATCATCATGAACAAAGTTGTATTCAAGTTTAATTAAGTGCGGCAAAAATCTGAGTATTAGTACAGGGAACTGTATGCCGTTGTGATTTTGTGTAtctatgtatgtatttaaatgtatttcccCTCATGACTAGTTAGCTTCCCCCTCTCACCAACTTCAAAAGACAAAAGGCTGTGTGGAAGCTGTCTGTTTCATACACTAAGATGGATGCTACGAGAGAGAAACAGCCTCTCCCTTTTCTCATTCACTGTTCCACCACAAGTACCTAAGTAGCAAACAGAGACAGCCCAAAGCTAAGTAGTTCAAGATGTGACAGCATCAACATAGCAGTAATATCGGGCAAATCTTATAGCTTAATACAAAAGCCTTGTCTCCTCTCCACTGCTGCGTGAGCAGGGAAAGGCCTGGCCTCACCTTGTGCAAGTCTCCTGTATCACACCAGTTAAACACATTACCCAAAAGGTATTCGGGAGCTCTCTATTCTGCCCCTACTCCCCGCTCCCCACTTCCtgtatttcttcatgtttttattaCCCGGAGGTCTCTCAAGTGCAATTTGTATCCTTTTTCTTTGGGAGCACCTTACTACTTGATCAAAAAAGAAGAACCTCCAGATAGAAGCACAATGTTTCACTGAAACAATCAAGCTTACTCTTGTTCTAATGCAGAGGAGACTATTACCTGTTAATGCAGGTTGCCATCATTTGGGTGGTGCAGACTCAAACACACCAGCTGCCCTCATAGCTTCAAAGTCCTTCATGGGATCATAGTTTTTATAGAACTCTGCATAAGCTCGTTTTCTGGGTTCTGCAATTCCAAACTGGAAAGTAACACACAGAAAATTAAAGCTTGCAAAGCTCTACAAgcaggggtttatttttttttctattagtgcTATGATGTGTATCCGTGGAGATCGGCCTAACAAGCCCTTAGCTCAAATTAGTAAAATATTACTTTGTTCCTGTTCAAATCCACCTGACCACTGGTCAGAAAAACAAATGTCTGAAGtgaaaccttaaaaagaaaattcattacaAAATAGCACATTACACAGATGCAGAAACACTCTTCCTATATTGATACTCAAGTGTCCAATGCCCTCCCTGCTAACAGTTTTATAGGTAAAACATGCCATTATGGCAAGTTTTGTGGACAGCTGCAAAACTGTAACTCCAGATAAAATGGCATCCTAAAACAATGCATTACATTTAAGCTGCACTGTAGGTCAACTACAGAAGTCTGGGAAATTTTTACAAGCCTGCCAAGCCACACCTACAGCTCATTGACAGAAAAAGACACAGTCCTGACTCCTTGGATATTCATCCATCTGCACAGGAATATGctcaaaaagcccccaaaaaggtgaagaaaagtcCAAGGTGGGTTTGTTCAACAGTATCTAACTGTAACCAAGTAAATCACTACTGAGATCCACGTTACTTAGTTCTAAATATGGTCTGCTGCCTTACCAGTGTGGGGGTAAGGCAAATATGTAGGGGTGCCAAATAAGGTTTAAAACCAAATAAGGTATAAAATTATAAGTCTGACCACAAACAAGCTTGCCTACCTCTTAACAGATGTGTTAAGCAGATGTTGAGCTTTAACTGTATATGGTTATTGTTTCTGACAGACATTTGTTGATCTCTGAGAAGCTTAAGTCAACTGTGATGGTTTTCTGATGAACAACCTGAAATTAACTTAATTTCTAGTCACTTTTATCAATAGCTTCCCGAGTACTAAAATGCTGCAAATAGTTTAAGAGTTCAATGGGCAAGCCAAGATCCAGTTCTTCCACAGGAATTCAAACTGTGTTGCTTTGTGCATGAGATCCAAGAATTATTTAGTAAAGGCATTCAAGAATGACCACCACCCTTTGTCAGAAGTCTCTTAAGGACCACGAAAACCAAAATCCAATGTGTAAGTTGCTTTTTTGTAAGTGTAATGCTCCATTTTCCCACaatactttaaaagaaaggataaaaggaCCATACTGGCCTTCCCGAAAGACGGGTTTTCCGAATTCCATATAAGCAAGTTTTCTGAAATCAGTCTGGAGATAAAATAAGACTCTGACAACTCTAGAGTCTCGGAGACCATGATGGAGAGAGACACAGACTATCTAGAGTTAACATGCGTCAATCGTGTGAATGATCAATAGTCTAAGACCAGAAGATTCAAGGTTAAGTTGTCACGAATTGCATGATCTTGATCACACAGCTTAAGGCATCATGTTATTCATATCGTTTCTTCAAATGAAGATTAGAAAGATTTATTTATGTTCTGGAAACATGCTTACAAAAATACATTACTAAAGCTTTCTGATGAACAGCT comes from Numenius arquata chromosome 3, bNumArq3.hap1.1, whole genome shotgun sequence and encodes:
- the COX6C gene encoding cytochrome c oxidase subunit 6C — its product is MSSALLPKPQMRRLLARRMKFHLFGAFFVSVGCAALYKFGIAEPRKRAYAEFYKNYDPMKDFEAMRAAGVFESAPPK